The Tripterygium wilfordii isolate XIE 37 chromosome 17, ASM1340144v1, whole genome shotgun sequence genome has a window encoding:
- the LOC119982294 gene encoding NAC domain-containing protein 104-like, protein MGSNNVNLPPGFRFYPTDEELLVHFLHRKATLLPCHPDVIPDLDLYPYDPWELEGKALGEGNQWYYYSRRSLNRITGNGYWEQIGSNESVLTSAGKKVGNKKYLVFYAGEAPSGIKTNWIMEEYCLSDRGSSSRSSSRRESSKKDWVICRVSEQNEGGDNDSGELSCLDEIFLSLDDMDEISLPN, encoded by the exons ATGGGTAGCAACAATGTTAATCTACCACCAGGTTTCAGATTCTACCCGACTGACGAAGAGCTCCTCGTCCATTTTCTTCACAGGAAGGCCACGCTCTTGCCTTGCCATCCTGATGTCATCCCTGATCTTGATCTCTATCCTTATGATCCTTGGGAGCTAGAAG GGAAAGCTCTTGGTGAGGGGAACCAATGGTACTACTATAGCCGGAGGTCGCTGAATCGAATCACAGGCAATGGGTATTGGGAACAAATAGGCAGCAATGAATCGGTTCTCACAAGTGCAGGCAAGAAAGTTGGAAACAAGAAATACCTTGTGTTCTATGCAGGTGAAGCTCCTTCCGGAATCAAAACTAATTGGATTATGGAAGAGTATTGCTTATCTGACCGCGGTTCTAGCAGTAGATCATCTTCAAGAAGAGAAAGCTCAAAGAAA GATTGGGTTATTTGTCGAGTTTCCGAGCAAAATGAGGGCGGTGACAATGATAGTGGAGAACTATCCTGCttggacgaaattttcttatcGTTGGATGATATGGACGAAATTAGTTTGCCAAATTAG
- the LOC119982256 gene encoding uncharacterized protein LOC119982256: MSLACLVCHGVESPSHSFRSYSVSSSDNEGRCSTIANCLTRNSLLPLPRANSSIPSTSKVTPQPPYPSSGGMTGPPRLVRSRAVSRDLVRDWNFDDVLMER; encoded by the coding sequence ATGAGCCTAGCATGCCTTGTTTGCCATGGCGTAGAAAGTCCGTCGCACTCTTTTAGGAGTTACTCTGTTTCAAGTTCAGATAATGAAGGAAGATGTTCTACCATTGCCAACTGCTTAACCAGGAACTCACTTCTTCCACTCCCAAGAGCTAATTCTTCAATCCCATCGACATCTAAAGTTACCCCTCAACCACCTTATCCTAGTAGTGGCGGAATGACAGGTCCCCCACGATTAGTCCGGAGCCGTGCTGTGAGCAGGGACCTAGTGAGAGACTGGAACTTTGATGATGTTCTGATGGAGCGTTAG